A window of the Candidatus Eremiobacteraceae bacterium genome harbors these coding sequences:
- a CDS encoding ATP-dependent DNA helicase translates to MGRSLIPTIEDALGPDGLIARCLPGYELRPAQVNYAKRVQRGMLENIHVMAEAGTGTGKSFGYLVPALLSGERLVVSTATIALQEQLLTKDIPLVLRALSSPARVVQLKGRSNYLCKDKIGQLYRQTSMARSDDERRLFAWAEQTETGDRAELDFVPAARLWSEVDTDADDCIMEACEFFGPERCHHMRAREAARHADIVVVNHALFFLNLAMGGGLIPPFEYAVLDEAHQIDEWATAAFSSSISRASIGRLQRKLARYFHMDVLLDGELSNAAEEFSAALGAGSRPRYPLHENDRAMELLEPLQRALYRVENWVASRWRDASRFPNLDVEALERRRDLLVDAVVAHTQAIERMRLMEGDWISWAERQGDARSAYAAISAPAVVAPILRARLFDETACVVMTSATIATGHDFSYLRRQVGLTDAPIDEIVVESPFDYARQAMLYLPPARVNPKSATFAHDAARIVCDVLDATNGRAFVLFTSHAVMRTVASIVAPQLSYPSMVQGDMPKGRILDWFRAQKNPVLFATASFWEGVDVVGDALSCVIIDRIPFPPPDDPVLVARAAAVREAGGDPFNELSVPAAIMRLKQGLGRLIRSASDIGLMCVLDGRLETMPYGRRILAALPPARRVHELDEVREFLRSASTSGE, encoded by the coding sequence GTGGGACGAAGCCTGATTCCGACAATCGAAGACGCACTGGGCCCGGACGGGCTCATCGCGCGGTGTCTTCCCGGCTACGAACTTCGGCCCGCGCAAGTCAACTACGCAAAACGCGTGCAGCGCGGGATGCTCGAAAACATCCACGTGATGGCCGAGGCCGGCACAGGCACCGGAAAGTCGTTCGGCTACCTCGTGCCGGCGCTGCTAAGCGGCGAACGCCTCGTTGTCTCCACGGCGACCATCGCCTTGCAAGAACAATTGCTCACCAAGGACATTCCGTTGGTGTTGCGCGCGCTTTCCTCGCCTGCTCGGGTCGTGCAGCTCAAAGGCCGCTCCAACTATCTGTGCAAAGATAAAATCGGCCAGCTTTATCGCCAAACATCGATGGCACGATCCGATGACGAGCGCCGGCTGTTCGCGTGGGCGGAGCAGACCGAGACCGGGGATCGGGCCGAACTGGATTTTGTTCCGGCGGCGCGGCTGTGGAGCGAGGTCGACACCGACGCCGACGACTGCATTATGGAAGCATGCGAGTTTTTCGGGCCGGAACGCTGTCACCACATGCGCGCCCGCGAGGCCGCGCGCCACGCCGACATCGTGGTCGTGAATCACGCACTGTTTTTCTTGAACCTCGCGATGGGCGGCGGCCTCATCCCGCCGTTCGAGTACGCGGTATTGGACGAGGCGCATCAGATCGATGAGTGGGCGACCGCCGCCTTTTCGTCGTCCATCTCCCGGGCATCGATCGGCCGCTTGCAGCGCAAACTCGCGCGGTACTTCCACATGGATGTCCTCTTGGACGGCGAGCTTTCCAACGCGGCAGAGGAATTCTCGGCGGCGCTTGGAGCCGGATCGCGTCCGCGCTATCCGCTGCACGAGAACGACCGCGCGATGGAACTGCTCGAACCGCTCCAACGCGCGCTGTATCGCGTGGAGAACTGGGTGGCGTCACGTTGGCGCGATGCGTCGCGCTTTCCGAATTTAGATGTTGAGGCCTTGGAGCGCAGGCGCGACTTGTTGGTGGATGCGGTGGTTGCCCACACGCAGGCGATCGAACGCATGCGCCTCATGGAAGGCGACTGGATCAGTTGGGCGGAGCGTCAAGGCGACGCCCGCTCGGCATATGCCGCGATTTCTGCACCCGCAGTGGTTGCGCCGATCTTACGAGCACGGCTCTTCGATGAGACGGCGTGCGTGGTGATGACGTCAGCCACCATCGCGACTGGCCATGATTTCTCGTACTTGCGTCGCCAAGTGGGGCTGACCGACGCGCCGATCGACGAGATCGTCGTGGAATCGCCGTTCGACTATGCGCGTCAGGCGATGCTGTATCTGCCGCCGGCGCGTGTTAATCCGAAGAGCGCCACGTTCGCACACGACGCGGCCCGCATCGTGTGCGACGTGCTCGACGCCACCAACGGCCGCGCGTTCGTCTTGTTCACGTCACACGCGGTGATGCGTACGGTGGCGTCCATCGTCGCGCCGCAGCTTTCGTATCCTTCGATGGTGCAAGGCGACATGCCGAAGGGCCGGATCTTGGATTGGTTTCGCGCGCAGAAAAATCCGGTGTTGTTCGCGACCGCATCGTTTTGGGAGGGCGTCGACGTCGTGGGCGACGCGCTGTCATGCGTGATCATCGACCGCATTCCGTTCCCGCCGCCCGACGATCCGGTGCTCGTCGCTCGCGCGGCAGCCGTGCGCGAAGCGGGCGGCGATCCGTTCAATGAGTTGAGCGTGCCGGCAGCGATCATGCGTTTGAAACAGGGGTTGGGCCGGCTGATCCGCAGCGCTTCAGATATCGGTTTGATGTGCGTGCTCGACGGCAGGTTGGAGACGATGCCCTACGGCCGTCGCATCTTGGCCGCGCTCCCACCGGCGCGACGCGTGCACGAGTTAGATGAAGTTCGAGAGTTCTTACGATCCGCATCGACTTCGGGTGAGTGA